One segment of Malassezia restricta chromosome V, complete sequence DNA contains the following:
- a CDS encoding component of the septin ring that is required for cytokinesis — translation MASAPAVSPSAAAQRKKLTSYVGFANLPNQMHRAAVRKGFTFTAMVVGETGLGKSTLINTLFNTNLVPSGEDRDMSQVPTQTVGIETISADIEENDVCLRLNLIDTPGFGDFVNNENTWEPILQTIESRFESYLEQENRLSRSRIVDNRVHALLYFIQPTGHGLRHIDLEFMTRLNNYATVIPIIAKSDTVSENELQQYKQRILRDLEFHGIDIVRLPMSEEDDEETIAEVTEIQRRLPFAIVGSNNLVKTPDGRIVRGRAYPWGVIEVDNENHCDFVKLRQMLIRSNMEDLRELTELRYEKYRSDKLRSLGVIQDDSVFTAINPTEKNAEARAMHEAKLAKMENDMKAVFQRKVAEKEAKLKQSEEELYARHRQMRAALDQQRRELEERKRRLQNMFRQM, via the exons ATGGCATCTGCACCGGCCGTCTCGCCTTCCGCGGCTGCGCAGCGCAAAAAACTAACCAGTTATGTGGGATTTGCCAACCTCCCGAATCAGATGCACCGTGCGGCTGTGCGCAAAGGCTTTACGTTTACAGCCATGGTAGTCG GTGAAACGGGGCTTGGTAAATCGACCCTGATCAACACGCTTTTCAACACGAATCTCGTTCCAAGTGGTGAGGACCGCGACATGTCTCAGGTGCCGACGCAAACCGTCGGCATCGAGACGATCAGTGCTGACATTGAGGAAAATGATGTCTGCCTTCGTCTCAACCTCATCGATACACCTGGCTTCGGCGACTTTGTGAACAATGAGAACACGTGGGAGCCTATTCTGCAGAcgatcgagtcgcgctTCGAGTCCTACCTTGAGCAGGAGAACCGTCTGAGCCGCTCCAGGATCGTGGACAATCGCGTGCACGCTTTGCTGTACTTTATCCAGCCGACGGGTCACGGTCTGCGTCATATCGACCTTGAGTTCATGACGCGTCTGAACAACTATGCGACGGTGATTCCCATCATTGCCAAGTCAGACACAGTCTCAGAGAATGAGCTGCAACAGTACAAGCAGCGTATTCTGCGTGACCTCGAGTTCCACGGCATCGATATTGTGCGTCTCCCTATGAGtgaggaggacgatgaggaGACGATCGCCGAGGTCACCGAGATCCAACGCCGTCTGCCATTTGCCATTGTCGGCTCCAACAACCTTGTCAAGACGCCTGATGGTCGTATTGTCCGTGGCCGCGCGTACCCCTGGGGTGTGATTGAGGTCGACAACGAAAACCATTGCGACTTTGTGAAGTTGCGCCAAATGCTCATCCGCTCCAACATGGAGGATCTGCGTGAGCTCACGGAGTTGCGCTATGAAAAGTACCGCTCGGACAAGCTGCGGTCGCTTGGCGTAATTCAGGACGACTCCGTCTTCACAGCAATCAATCCCACCGAAAAGAATGCTGAggcgcgtgccatgcatgaGGCGAAGCTGGCCAAGATGGAGAACGATATGAAGGCCGTGTTCCAACGCAAGGTCGCCGAGAAGGAAGCCAAGCTGAAGCAGAGCGAAGAGGAGCTGTACGCGCGCCACCGGCAGATGCGTGCTGCGCTTGatcagcagcgccgtgaaCTCGAAGAGCGCAAGCGGCGGCTGCAGAACATGTTCCGCCAGATGTAG